CGCATCCTCGTGGCCAGTGCCAGATGTCTGTTGTACGAACGTCGCGGGCGGCTCAAGCCACGGCAACCCCTGGCCTATTCCGGGGTCAGAGAGGGTCAGATCTTCTGGCAGCCAGTCATTCGAGCATCGTAAGGGTGTGTACATTGCTGCCGACGATCCCTCTGCTTCGATCTGTAGGCTGTAAATGCTGCCGGCTGCGTCGCTCGTGGTCTCGGCACCGTCGATGTCCATAGCTGATTCCTCACGAGCTATCTCCGTGGACCAGTATTCCAAGGCCAGGCCAAATTTGCCGTGTTCGTGCATTGTAGGTCTTCCACTTCTCTTTCGCAGCACTTCGACGTCCGCACTGTGCTCCGATTCGGATGTCTTCCCCTGTTGCTTTGACCGAACCTGCTCTTGCTCGAGCCCATTCAGCTTCCGCAAGCTTCGATAAAGACCGTTGATCGCTTCGAAGCAACTGATGCCGGCAGACAACTTCTCGATTCTTGCCAGTCGATCGAGATTGGCTGCGAATCGATCCAGGTTGGACTCTAAAAGTATGCCACTCGGCACGCTAAGGTCTTTGAGGAACAGCTGCCCTGCCGTCTCACGCATCTCCTGCAGAGGTTGACCATCTGTCCCAAAGATGCTGGCATCCACAGTCTGGACGACGTGGTCCTTGAGCGTGATGGCCAATGAAGATCTGGCATTGCTCCCGGCCAAGAACAGCTCCCTATTGCCAACGATTCGAGGGTCTTTGACCGCATCCTCTTTGGCATAGTGGTCGCTGATATTATCGCTGAACCCAACTCTTCTCGCGACGCGCGCAATAGCCTCCTCACTCACTCTCCCCTTCGTCTTTCCAATGCTCTTCAATACCTTCCTCATCTTCGCGCGTCTCTCCTCATCCTCATTCCTCTTCGATGCTGTCGCAGAGAAGCCCAGCTCGCTCATAGTCGGCATCATCGCCGCCGCACCTCCCAGCGACGGCGTCATATTGGCCAATTGCCCGGGCGTCGCAGAGCCCAGATCCACACCAAGACCAGCCAGCGCACCCGGTGTTCCAAAGCTCACGCCCTGCCCAGGCGACGAGCCAATGCCCGTCTGGCTCAGACTGGGCACCATCGGTGTGCCGTAGAGAGTCTTACTGCCCTGCGAGCTCACCGTGGGGTGGTTGGTCGGAGTCTTGCCTGCTTGGTCTTTGCGCGTCGCTGCTGGTGAGGGTACAGATCGAGGCGCGGGCGACGCGAGGCCCATATGCGAAGGGGTGGTGACATGGCCGGCGGCCTTTTTCGAGGCCGAGCCGGGCTGCTGCAACGTCGAGGGTGTTGGCGTCGACATGGTCGCTATGTCAATTTCCTGGTCTATCTGTGTCAACCGCGCAATCAGTGCGCGCAGTAATGGTTATTCAGTTCATGTTGATGTTGAAGGAGAACAAGACGCGCGACTCGAGGAACGAGAAGTGGGATGATCCACGTGAGCACGTGCCACACAGAACCATTCACAAAACCCGACACATTGAACAAGACGAAGTGAACAGAGTGTGAAGGTAAGAAAACGCTCATTATGCCTCGCGAGCTAGCTATGAACAAGCTACGAACAACAGTTCCAGTCGACTCGCGCTATCGAGTCCACTGGCTGGCCCGTCCAAGTCTGGAAGGGTATCTCATCTAATCGCATTCCAAGCTTGATCATACTCGGATTCGTTGTTGTTTCGACGTTGCTGGTTGGGAGGTATCGGTGTGATGTACATTGAAGTCGTGAATCGTTTATGGTTTGGCCACAGGGACCACCATCTCGAGCTCTTGCTGCTCGGCCTGAGCCGCGCTGAAGACATCCGCGCCCTTGACCTTGCCACATATCGACTCGACAATCATGCCAGTGACTTGGTATGGGTCGGCGTTGGAAGCTGGTCGGCGGTCCTCGAAGTAGCCCTTACCCTCCTCTGCGCAAGCACGGTTGACACGGACAGATGAGCCACGGTTGGCAATGCCCCAGGTGAACTTGTCGTATGAAGCGGTCTCGTGTGCACCAGTCATGCGGGACTCGTTGCCCTCGCCGTAGATCTTCATGTGCTCCTTGTGGCGAGCCGCGAGCTTCTCCATGGCCGCCTCGATGTGCTTCATGCCGCCGTCCTCACGCATCTCCTTGGTGGAGACGTTGGTGTGAAGACCGGCACCGTTCCAGTCACCGGGGATTGGCTTAGGCGCAAATGTGATCTTGGCGCCGAACTCCTCAGCGACGCGGTGAAGCAGGAAGCGGGACATCCAAAGCTCGTCACCGACTGTGGAATCATGTTAGCTTCATTCTACTGAGCCCGCAATCTCTTCCCACTTACGGGTAATACCCTCGCATGGACCAACTTGGTATTCCCACTGAGCGGGCATGACCTCAGCGTTGGTACCGGAGATGTTGATGCCAGCGTACATGCAAGCCTTGTAATGCGCCTCAACGATGTCTCTGCAGAAGACCTTGCCAGCACCAACACCGCAGTAGTATGGTCCTTGTGGGGCTGGGAAACCGTTGCGAGGCCATCCGTATGGCCAGCCAGTGTGGTCGAGGAGGGTGTACTCTTGCTCCAGGCCGAACCAGAACTCGTGCTTTGCGTGCTCCTTCATCACTACTGCGGCATCGTGGCGGAAGTTGTATGCGTTTGGCTTGCCGTCCGACATGTACGTCGCGCACATGACGAGGATGTTGTCACCGAGTCTGAATGGATCCGGGTAGAATGCCACTGGGCGGAGGTAGACATCTGAGTTGTCACCTGGCGCCTGGCCAGTGGAGGAGCCGTCAAAGTTCCATTCTGGCAGTTCGCTCACGTCCTTTGGCTTCGCATCGAGGGTCTGTTGGTTAAGCGTCAGCCGGTGTCCAAAAATTGGATAGGAGCGCAGCTATTGTTCTCATTGTAGCCAAGTCTGCCTAATGGCAAAGTGCTTGCTGGCAATGACACAGCGATTGCGCAAAGCTTCTGTCAACCCGAGCAGTGCCGAGGACTGACAATCGTCAAGCCACTCGGACCCTGATGCTGGTTGCTGCTTCGAAAAGTCGCAAGGTGACCATGAGGCCGCGTTGCTCCGAAACAACACTGTCGTGAGGAGAAGGAGGAGACTGACCTTGCACTTTGAGCGGACACCGTTGGAGGCATCGATCCAGATGTACTCAGCAATGACCTTGCCGCCTTGGTCGAGCTTGAGGTATTTTTGAAGCTGCTCTTTGTTAGGCCCAAATTCCCGTTAAGCAGATTTCGAGTGACTCACGTTGGCGGTATTCGAGAGGTATGCGCTGTCAGACTGAGGTCGTTGTTAGCTCAGGAAATGGCTGTTGAGTAGCAGTGGTGGTAACTTACCATGATGACTGATTGGGGATGTGAGTAAAGCAATGCGGTGGGTCTCTGTATCTGGGGAAGTTCTTTATCTGTAGAACTGTGCTTGGGGGAGTGGTATGACTGATGTCAAGTGGTGTTGAGAGGTGTCGCGGAGGTAAGAGGGCGCTGTTCTTGTCTTAAACAAATTGCCGGTCGAGCGTGCGCACGGCCGTTCTCGGGGTTGGCAACTTGGGGTGGCTGAACCCGGGGCGAGATAGAGGCTCCAAGGTAGTTTGCAAGGACGACAGCCGATTTGGTTGTACAGTAGCCGCGCGTAGCGTCCTTGAAGTAGCAAACAGTGTGAGTGGTTACGCGGTCAAATGGGGATCTGGAAAACCAGGGCTATCTTTGCGGAGTGAAGATCGCAGTCGCGGAGAATCGGGAGGTGTATTTGCTTCTTCTTTGTTCAAGTTTGTTGCTACGACATGGAAGTACCCACGGGCTGCAGGGATGATATACATGTATGCGCAAGCAGTCTCTTTGAACGGCTACACTCGGTAGACTCTTCCGTGTTTCTTTGTCCAACGCGACTTCCTCGCCTCCACCGGGCAAAGCGAGAATAGCGAGATGGAAGACGCTACTTGCTTAGCAGCATCTCGAACATGTGTTCTCTGGGAAGTCATGCATTTGTCGCGATAACAATTGGCACGCCCTCACATGCGCCTCAGCTAGAACACACTGTGGACCCACGTTATCCCTGCCGTGCATCTTCGACCACACCGTCTGCGCCGCTGCGGCCTTCTCCTGCGATTAGCCGGGACCACCGTGCCAGTGCCACCTTCAGCTGCCAGGTACCGTGCTACGCGGACTGAATATGCCTCAGTCAAGTTGCCCGCGGCCGCCCAGTGATTTCCTAGCCTCGAGGAGCATCGTCATTCTCGTCTGGGCACGCGACAGTACCGGTACATGTGCCTCACCGAAGCTCGATACATGACTGCAACCGTGGTACTTGCGAACGATGTCATGCCTCGACTTCTGCTTTTGCGGCACGCGCCACAAACTCTTTCTCCGCAGGGCTGCAAGACGTATGCAGGGCCACCGCTAGCGTCTGATAAGAGCAGCAGAACTATTCTCGTCCAATTGATTTGACTAACACGCTCTGCACACGAGCCGAGCATAAGCCATAAGGTAATGTGGCGGTGCTCAGCTAAAA
This genomic window from Fulvia fulva chromosome 4, complete sequence contains:
- a CDS encoding Glutamine synthetase, encoding MSDSAYLSNTANLQKYLKLDQGGKVIAEYIWIDASNGVRSKCKTLDAKPKDVSELPEWNFDGSSTGQAPGDNSDVYLRPVAFYPDPFRLGDNILVMCATYMSDGKPNAYNFRHDAAVVMKEHAKHEFWFGLEQEYTLLDHTGWPYGWPRNGFPAPQGPYYCGVGAGKVFCRDIVEAHYKACMYAGINISGTNAEVMPAQWEYQVGPCEGITLGDELWMSRFLLHRVAEEFGAKITFAPKPIPGDWNGAGLHTNVSTKEMREDGGMKHIEAAMEKLAARHKEHMKIYGEGNESRMTGAHETASYDKFTWGIANRGSSVRVNRACAEEGKGYFEDRRPASNADPYQVTGMIVESICGKVKGADVFSAAQAEQQELEMVVPVAKP